Proteins encoded within one genomic window of Cellulomonas flavigena DSM 20109:
- a CDS encoding NUDIX hydrolase encodes MDIRVAAYAVVVDEGRLLLAHWCEAGFDHWVLPGGGLEPGEDPADAAVREVREETGYDVVLDELLGIDSVVYLSDERIVPGPDLHALRVLYRAHVVGGELTPEVGGGTDEAAWFPLAEVDGLRRVDMVDTARRLAGLLPAGD; translated from the coding sequence GTGGACATCCGGGTCGCCGCGTACGCCGTCGTCGTCGACGAGGGACGCCTGCTCCTGGCGCACTGGTGCGAGGCGGGCTTCGACCACTGGGTCCTGCCGGGCGGTGGCCTCGAGCCCGGCGAGGACCCGGCCGACGCCGCGGTGCGCGAGGTGCGCGAGGAGACCGGGTACGACGTCGTCCTCGACGAGCTGCTGGGGATCGACTCGGTGGTGTACCTCAGCGACGAGCGCATCGTCCCCGGCCCGGACCTGCACGCCCTGCGCGTGCTGTACCGCGCGCACGTCGTCGGCGGCGAGCTCACGCCCGAGGTCGGCGGCGGCACCGACGAGGCCGCCTGGTTCCCGCTCGCCGAGGTCGACGGTCTGAGACGCGTCGACATGGTCGACACCGCTCGCCGCCTCGCGGGGCTCCTGCCCGCCGGGGACTGA